From the Rhizomicrobium palustre genome, the window CACCCATTGGGCTAACAAAAATATCGAGCCAGCCCAACCGCCATCACGCGTCTGTGTCAGTGTTCCTATTTCCGCCATTGCGTTCTCCTTGGCTGGTTGCTGAACCTCCCACCCCATTCTCCCCGCGACGTCTACGAGATCGCCGCATCGGCGCTTCTGATACCGCATTCAACTCACCGCTCTTCATCGCCTTCGCAAACGCACGGTCGCTGTCCAAGAAGGCTTCAATGATGAATGGGATGAGTTCATCGACGGGCTCGCCCTCGCCGCCATAGGTGGCGCGATAGCATTCGGCGTATTGCAGCAATCGGCGATGTAGGTCCGGCTTCAGCGTGATCTTGAGCGAGACCGGCATGCGATCTGGAAGTTTAGAAAGTTTCAGGTCCATGCGAGGTCACCCATTGTAAGGCTGGAGCAGCATGTCTTTATTCAGGATCACCCGAAGTGGCCAACCTGGGCGCACGGTAATCGTTGGCTGGATGTTGAGGTCCTTTTCGACGATGCGTTGGCCAGCTTGGCTCGTGTTCTCTTGTGCCGATTGCCGGATGGCCGCGACGAGATCGCTATTGTTTCCGCCAAACGTCATTTGGGTGCCGACGCCGAGCAGCGTTGACATGGCGATCCCTTTGAGCAGCGTCCAGGTGTGATAGTCGACTTTGTCCTCAAGGCCGGCATACCCCGCCGCATCCGTCGCGGGGAGGTTATCGATCTGGATTGAGGTGCCATTCGGCATGACGATCCGCTGCCAGACGACAAGCGCCCGCTTCTGCCCGAAGGCAATCACGCTGTCGCTCGCGCCGATAAGGCGGCTCCCTCGCGGCAGTAATAGATAGTGCCCTGCCGCAGAGTCATAGGTATCTTCAGTCACTTGCGCGACCACCGTACCCGGGAGATCGGAATTTAAGCCCGTAATCAAGCTGGCGGAGATGATCGTGCCGGCGAGAAGCTCATAGGGCGAAACCGGTGTTTGCAAAGCATGCGGATTGAGCGTGGTCTTGTCCGGCTTACCGCTCACCAGATCGAGCTTGCGGCCTTGGTTATTGGGATCGCGGGAAGGATCGAGATTCAGCCCGCCAGCGCTCGCTGCGATGCCAGATGCCTCACTCGGCAAAGTCGAAGGTGTTCCAGAAACCGCTGCATTCGCTGCAACGCCCGCGCCACGGTTCGATGTCTGGAACAAAACACCGGCTTCGTCTGCTTGACGGGCCTGTTGCGCTAAGCGGATGCGCTCAGCGCGCGCGGCGTCGTCCTCCGGATTGGGCTTAAAGCTATCACCGCCCGAATTGATCCCTACGCTCCTTTCGCGTGCGAGAACGGCTGGCCCCAAATCGCCCGGCAACGGCGGCCCGAGTTTCACTTTGTCGTAGCTGGGCGGAAGTGCTGCCACAGCATCGGGCATCTTCTTACGGCCGGTATTGTAGAGCTCCGGATCTTTCTGGTGATGGCTACCGCTTGCCCCGCGCAAGGCAAACCATGTCGCCGCAAAGATCGTAATAGCGCCGAAACCTGCGATCCCGATCAGCAGACCGCGCTTGAAGCGGACAACTCTGCGCGGCTGCGCTCGTAACACCAGGGTTTCGGGATCAGTCTTGGGCGGGACATCGGGAGGGGCTTGATCGCTCATGGTCAGTCCCCAAACAGAGAATGGCGCGTCTTCTTGCCATCGGTGCGGCTGATGCGGACAACTTGCTGCTTGTCCTGACCCAATCGCAGCTCCGCGGCGCCAAACAGGCGGTCGACGACATAGTAGTTGCCGCGCACCCGATAATTGACGAGTTCGTTGCCGCCGTCCTGCCCCACCACAAAGAGCGGCGGACTTTCGCCTTGGTCGATACGGTCCGGAAACTGGATGTAGACCTTGTGCCCATCATCGAAGGCCCGGACAGGCTTCCAGGGCGGGCTGTCGCCGGAGATCACATAGCGGAAGCTGAGATTCTCCAGTGCGAGGCCAGATTCTACGACCGCCGGAGCGGCTGGTGCAGGTGTATTGCTGCTCTTTTCGGTAACGAGGCCGCTGTCGGGATACCTGAAGGATACCGCCGCCATGGCGACGCGGTCAGTGCTCTGTAACGCGAAGTGATAGGTGCGCTTGTTGGTCAGGATGATGAGATTGGTCTTGAGATTTGGGGCAAAGGGCTTGACCAGCACATGGACCTGCTTGTCCGTCCCGGCGCCGCTGGCGGTATCGCCAACGGTCCAACGTACCGTATCACCCGAAGAGATTGCCGTGAGTGCTTCGCCGGGCTGAAGCGCGATGTCGCTGACCTGCTGTGGCGTGGCATAAAGGCGATAAAGGGCGTCCTGCGAATAGGGATACACCTGCACCGCATTGAGAAAACCACTTCTGGTAGGTTCATGGAGCGCGGCTTGATTGGCAGCCTCAACACGCTCTGTCGGCGGGGTAAGGTCGGGCTTCTCGACCGGCGTTCGCGGCAAGACTGGCCCCACTACGGCACCAACAGCGACCTGCGACACCACGGGCTTCGGAATCGGGGCACGCAACTCTTTGGCCGGTCTGTACGAGGCCTCATCGTAAGTGATAGCCGGTGGTGGTGTTCCATCGGCGCAAGCGCTGGCAGACAGAACCACAACGAGAAGAACGGGGACTCGCATGGAGCACTCCTTACAGTAGATCGTTGGGAGAGAGTTCGCGCGACCAGTTGATGCCGTTGACGTAAAGGCCGAGTGGATTCTTGCGCAGAACATCGGCGTTGGCCGGCGGTTTGGTAACGACCGATAGGATCGCCGTCCAATGCTCGGCTTTGGCGAGCACATCATGCTCGTAGGTCTGTTCTCGCCATTTCACTTGGAATGAGGTTTCCGAGACCCGGACCACGCTCGTCACCTGCACAGCAACGGTCCGCTCACCAACGTGGGTAAACGGGTTGGTGGCTTGGGCGAAGCCGTCCAGAAACACCGAGCCGTGGTCGGTGGCGAAATCATAGGCTTCCAGCCAGTTATTCCGTACCACCACGGGATCGATCGAAAGCCCACGGACATCAGTGATGAATCGCGCCAGGAAATAGGCGATCTGTGCATCGGTCGGCCGATAGCGCGCATCGGCCGGCGTGACAGCTTGGGGGGCGCCTAACCGATCGACCTCCACCACGTAAGGCACGACCCGGCTTTGCATGGAGAGCCAGATCATTCCGCCGGCGAGCAGTCCACAAACGCCTAAGGTGCCGAAGGCGGCCATTCGCCAGTTCTTTGCCTGCACACGGGCTGAGCCGATGCGCTCGTCCCAGATTTGGCCCGCCTTCTGGTAAGGCGTGACCGGTTCGGGTGTCTGGCCATAGCGCTGGATTGTGCGTTTGAACATCATTACTCCTGACCGAGATCGGGCGCGGCGCCGTGCATGGGACGATCGCCTTCCCGGATGGCGTGGTGGACAGCTTGAACATGGGCATGGCGCTGTTGGGCAGCACGCAGGCGGCGGGCCCAGGCGGGTGGCGTCGCGCTGGCCCCGCCGCCACTCCCGGCATTGCCGTCAGCAGGACCAGCTCCGCCGGAAGAAGATGGTGATGTGGCGGAGCCACCGGTGGCGCGAAACGCGCTGCGTGCGCCGGCTGTTGCACTGGCACCAAGGTCTCCAGTGACCCGCGATGCCGCTCCGCGCGCCGCTTGATAGGCAGCCCCCGCACCAGCTTTGGCAACACCAGCAAGCCCTGCCCCTACCCCGGCCATACCGGTTTGGCCCGAGGCTGCACTGCCAAGGCCATAGGCAGTCGCGGCACCAGACGCGAGCGATGTTCCCGCCCGAATGGCAGCAAGGCCCCCGCTACCCAGGGCACGCATCGCGCCAAAACCCGCAGCGCCCGTAAGCGCGGCCCCACCAACAAGGGCCGCACCGGTCCCAAGCACTGCGCCGGCGCCAAGCTGCGGTGCGCCGGATACCAAGCCGCTGGCGATGGCCGGTCCAAAAATCCCAAGGCCAAACAGAGCGAGCGCCGCCAGCACCAAGGTCATGGCATTGGCGAGAGTCGGATCGCCGGGGAGACTAGCAGTGAATGTGCCAAAGAAGCTCGACCCAATACCGATGATGACGGCGAGCACCATCACCTTCACACCGGAGCTGACGACATTGCCCAACACGCGTTCAGCCAGAAAGGACGTCTTATTCCATAAGGCGAACGGCACCAGGACAAACCCAGCCAAAGCCGTGAGCTTGAATTCCAGGATGGTGATGAAGAGTTGAACCGCCAGAATAAAGAAAGCGAGCACCACAATGAACCAGGCACCCACCAGCACCAGAATCGTGACAGCGTGGTTGAAGACGGTCGTGAAACCGACGAGCTTGCCCGCTTCGTGGAGCAAAGGCCATGCCGCCTCAAAGCCAGTGCCAGCGAGCTTGCCAGGGCGCAATAGGTCCGCCGCGGTCATGGCGCTATGACCGGCATGAAGACCGAGCTGCGAAAACGAATTGAAAACAATCATGGAAAGCGCCGAGAAATTATTGATGATGAAGGCAAAGGCGCCGACGTAAAGCACCTTCTTGATCAATCGAGCGAAGATGTTCTCCTCGCCATCGAGCAGCCAGAACAAAGCAGCCAACGTCACATCGATGCCGATCAGGATCGAGGCGAGGCTCGCCACATCGCCATTGAGCAGGCCAAAGCCGGAATCAATGTAGGTGATGAAGGTGTTCAGAAAGCTGTCAATGACGTTGAAGTCCGACATAAGCGCACCCTAATGCGATGTGTAGGCCCTGCTGCTGCCAAGAAAGGTCGAGAACTCCGACTGCGCAGCAGCTTCCGATTCCGCATTGCGCGCTGCTTCGAGCGCGGAGGCGCGATACTGAGCGGCCATCAGATTCTGGAGCTGAAGCTGTTGCTTGGTGGAAAGCGCCAAAAGCTGGTTGGTCGCCTGCGTCGCCTGCAAATTACCGACCGCACCTTGGGAGGCGTTGACCAAACTCGTGAGCGTGGTGGAGTCCGACTGCACGTTTTGAACAATTTGGGCCTGGACTTGGAGCGCTTGCTGAAACGCATCCATGGCCTGCTGCCAGCGGGACTGGGCATTGGTTGCGAATGTCGCCGTCGCCGTCCCGACCGGATAGCTTCCCGGGTACAGAGACTTCCATGCTGCGGTGGTGGCCTCCACGTTGAAGGCGATACCCCGCCCTTCATCCATGAGCGTCGAGATCCCAGTCAGCCCAGAGATCATCGTCGATAGCTCCGACGTGCTGAGTGAGGAAAGATCCTTTCCCATATTGAGGAGCATGTTCGCTTCGTTCTGCAGCGAAAGGATCTGGTTGTTTACCTGCTGCAGGGCGCGTGCGGCGGTTAGCAGATTCTGGGCATAGTTAGTGGGGTCAAAAACGATACCGCCCCCGAAGACCTGTGCCTGCGAAGGCACCGTGACAGCACCAATACCAACGGATGTGGCAAGCAGAATTGCGGCGAGTTTGCGCTTCATGGTGTGATCTCCACGTTTGGGGAATAATCGTCGAGCAGGGATGCGGCCCAACCAAGATCGCGGGCTTTGAGGAATTCAGCAGCAAATCGCTCGTCTCCATGTTCGGCGAGGAGATGGTCGATCAGCGTTTGGCTCGCGGAATCGGAGGCGCCACAGAAGGCAAGTGCGACGGGACCAAGACCCAACTCAAAAAGGCGGTTGCCTCGGCGCGATTGCAGGTAGTAGTGCCGCTTGGGCGTGGCACGGCCGATCAGTTCGATCTGGCGTTCATTGAGGCCAAAGCGCTCGTAAGCTTCCCTTGCCTGCGGCTCGACTGCCCGGTCATTGGCGAGGAATATCCGTTGCGGACAGGATTCGATGATAGCCGGCGCGATGGAACTACCGGCGATATCCGCCAACGACTGTGTGGCGAAGACCACCGACACGTTCTTCTTGCGAAGCGTCTTCAGCCATTCGCGGATACGAGCGGCAAACAGCGGGTCATCCAGAAAGACCCAGGCTTCATCGAGAATCAGAAGGCTGGGACGCCCGTCAAACCGTTCCTCCAGTCGGTGAAAGAGATAAGTGAGAACTGGCATGACCGCACCCGGCTCATGCATCAAACTCTCTGTCTCAAAACATTGGATGGCGCTGAGGACCAGTGTATCGAGATCGGCATCCAGGAGCCGCCCGAAGGGACCTTCCAGCGTGTATGGCATCAGCGCCGATTTGAGCGCATTGGATTGTAGGAGGACGCTGAGGCCCGTCATGGTTCGCTCGGTTTCAGGAGTGAACGCCAGATTGCTCAAAGCTGACCACAGGGTTTCTTTGATCTCCGGGGTAACTGCGAGGTTTTGGTGGGCCAGAAGCCCGGCCAGCCATTCGGCGGCCCAACTCTGTTCGGCGGGATCATCAATTCGCGCCAACGGCTGAAACGCCAAAGAGCCATCCGAGCCGAGATTGTGATGCGCTCCGCCCATCGCCAGCACTGCGGCGCGCGCCGAGCCGCCTTTATCGAAGATGGTGATCTGAGCGTCTGGATAGCGACGAAACTGCAGCGCCATGAGCGCAAGGAGGACAGATTTGCCAGCCCCGGTCGGGCCGACGATCAGTGTGTGACCGACATCGCCGACATGCAGCGCAAAGCGGAACGGCGTCGAGCCGACCGTCTCGCCCAGAAATAGTGGCGGGCCATTGAGGTGCTCGTCCCGCTCGGGGCCAGCCCAGACGGAAGAGAGCGGGACGAGATGGGAGAGATTGAGGGTATGAACCAGCGGCTGGCGCACATTGGCATAGACATGACCCGGTAAGGATCCGAGCCAAGCCTCCACACCGTTGATGCTCTCCCGAATGGTGGTGAAACCCGCACCGTGAATGACGCGTTCGACGGCCCGTAGCTTGTCGTCGGCTCGGCCGGCATCTTCGTCAAAGACCACCACGGTGGTGGTAAGGTGGCCGAAGCTGACATGATCGCCGCCCAAGGCTTGCAAGGCGAGATCGGCATCCACCACCTTATTGTCGGCATCGGAGTCGAGAAGCTGGACCGGCTCGTTGTAGAGCACCTCGCGCATTAGGGCGGTGATGGACTTACGTTTGTTGAACCATTGCTTGCGCAGCTTGGTGAGCGCCTTGGTCGCCTCGGTTTTGTCGAGCGCGATGAAGCGCGTCATCCAGCGATAAGGAAAATCCAGATGATTGAGGCCGTCGAGAAGTCCTGGCCGTGTCGCGTTCGGAAATCCAAGAATGCTGAGGGTGCGCAGGTGCAGGCTACCCAACATCGGCTCAAGGCCGCCGCTCAAGGGCTCGTCAGCCAGAATGGCGTCGAGGTAGATCGGGATTTCAGGGACAACGATTTTTTGGCGCTGGCCTGACACCGTGCCGTGCAGATAGGTCAAGGTTTCGGCGTCGCCGAGCGCGCGGACCTCGGGCATGATCCCTTTGAGGAGATCGAACACCCTGAGACATTCGGCGTCGAAGGTACTTAGTTCCTGGCGCCAATCACGAGGATTTCGCCCTTCCCGCTCCACCAGCGCGCGTTCGGCGCCAGCAGCCACATCGGCCGGCGGCATATATAATAGAGTGAGGACGTAGCCGTTCTCGTAATGATCCCGGAGGCGGAACCTCGGCAGAGGCCCTGCCTCCGGGCTTGTTCCCTGGAAGGCTTCCCGCCGTTCCTCATCCACGATCCATGTGGCGGCGTCGGGAAACTTCGAAAAAGGATAGTCCGGCGCGGCGAAGCGCTCGGACTCGAAGAACAAGGCCCAGCCCGAACCGAAACGGCGCAGCACATTGTTGAGGCGGGCACAGGCCGAGACGAGTTCGGCTTCCGTGGCGCTTTCGAGGTCTGGGCCGCGGAAGCGAAAGCTCTTCTGGAACGAACCGTCTTTATTGAGGACGATCCCTGGGGCAACCAGCAAGGCCCAAGGCAGATGGTCGGCCAGACGG encodes:
- a CDS encoding DUF2274 domain-containing protein — protein: MDLKLSKLPDRMPVSLKITLKPDLHRRLLQYAECYRATYGGEGEPVDELIPFIIEAFLDSDRAFAKAMKSGELNAVSEAPMRRSRRRRGENGVGGSATSQGERNGGNRNTDTDA
- a CDS encoding TrbI/VirB10 family protein; this translates as MSDQAPPDVPPKTDPETLVLRAQPRRVVRFKRGLLIGIAGFGAITIFAATWFALRGASGSHHQKDPELYNTGRKKMPDAVAALPPSYDKVKLGPPLPGDLGPAVLARERSVGINSGGDSFKPNPEDDAARAERIRLAQQARQADEAGVLFQTSNRGAGVAANAAVSGTPSTLPSEASGIAASAGGLNLDPSRDPNNQGRKLDLVSGKPDKTTLNPHALQTPVSPYELLAGTIISASLITGLNSDLPGTVVAQVTEDTYDSAAGHYLLLPRGSRLIGASDSVIAFGQKRALVVWQRIVMPNGTSIQIDNLPATDAAGYAGLEDKVDYHTWTLLKGIAMSTLLGVGTQMTFGGNNSDLVAAIRQSAQENTSQAGQRIVEKDLNIQPTITVRPGWPLRVILNKDMLLQPYNG
- the trbG gene encoding P-type conjugative transfer protein TrbG, coding for MRVPVLLVVVLSASACADGTPPPAITYDEASYRPAKELRAPIPKPVVSQVAVGAVVGPVLPRTPVEKPDLTPPTERVEAANQAALHEPTRSGFLNAVQVYPYSQDALYRLYATPQQVSDIALQPGEALTAISSGDTVRWTVGDTASGAGTDKQVHVLVKPFAPNLKTNLIILTNKRTYHFALQSTDRVAMAAVSFRYPDSGLVTEKSSNTPAPAAPAVVESGLALENLSFRYVISGDSPPWKPVRAFDDGHKVYIQFPDRIDQGESPPLFVVGQDGGNELVNYRVRGNYYVVDRLFGAAELRLGQDKQQVVRISRTDGKKTRHSLFGD
- the trbF gene encoding conjugal transfer protein TrbF, which translates into the protein MMFKRTIQRYGQTPEPVTPYQKAGQIWDERIGSARVQAKNWRMAAFGTLGVCGLLAGGMIWLSMQSRVVPYVVEVDRLGAPQAVTPADARYRPTDAQIAYFLARFITDVRGLSIDPVVVRNNWLEAYDFATDHGSVFLDGFAQATNPFTHVGERTVAVQVTSVVRVSETSFQVKWREQTYEHDVLAKAEHWTAILSVVTKPPANADVLRKNPLGLYVNGINWSRELSPNDLL
- the trbL gene encoding P-type conjugative transfer protein TrbL → MSDFNVIDSFLNTFITYIDSGFGLLNGDVASLASILIGIDVTLAALFWLLDGEENIFARLIKKVLYVGAFAFIINNFSALSMIVFNSFSQLGLHAGHSAMTAADLLRPGKLAGTGFEAAWPLLHEAGKLVGFTTVFNHAVTILVLVGAWFIVVLAFFILAVQLFITILEFKLTALAGFVLVPFALWNKTSFLAERVLGNVVSSGVKVMVLAVIIGIGSSFFGTFTASLPGDPTLANAMTLVLAALALFGLGIFGPAIASGLVSGAPQLGAGAVLGTGAALVGGAALTGAAGFGAMRALGSGGLAAIRAGTSLASGAATAYGLGSAASGQTGMAGVGAGLAGVAKAGAGAAYQAARGAASRVTGDLGASATAGARSAFRATGGSATSPSSSGGAGPADGNAGSGGGASATPPAWARRLRAAQQRHAHVQAVHHAIREGDRPMHGAAPDLGQE
- the trbJ gene encoding P-type conjugative transfer protein TrbJ — translated: MKRKLAAILLATSVGIGAVTVPSQAQVFGGGIVFDPTNYAQNLLTAARALQQVNNQILSLQNEANMLLNMGKDLSSLSTSELSTMISGLTGISTLMDEGRGIAFNVEATTAAWKSLYPGSYPVGTATATFATNAQSRWQQAMDAFQQALQVQAQIVQNVQSDSTTLTSLVNASQGAVGNLQATQATNQLLALSTKQQLQLQNLMAAQYRASALEAARNAESEAAAQSEFSTFLGSSRAYTSH
- the trbE gene encoding conjugal transfer protein TrbE, with product MLNLAEYRAHPNRLADHLPWALLVAPGIVLNKDGSFQKSFRFRGPDLESATEAELVSACARLNNVLRRFGSGWALFFESERFAAPDYPFSKFPDAATWIVDEERREAFQGTSPEAGPLPRFRLRDHYENGYVLTLLYMPPADVAAGAERALVEREGRNPRDWRQELSTFDAECLRVFDLLKGIMPEVRALGDAETLTYLHGTVSGQRQKIVVPEIPIYLDAILADEPLSGGLEPMLGSLHLRTLSILGFPNATRPGLLDGLNHLDFPYRWMTRFIALDKTEATKALTKLRKQWFNKRKSITALMREVLYNEPVQLLDSDADNKVVDADLALQALGGDHVSFGHLTTTVVVFDEDAGRADDKLRAVERVIHGAGFTTIRESINGVEAWLGSLPGHVYANVRQPLVHTLNLSHLVPLSSVWAGPERDEHLNGPPLFLGETVGSTPFRFALHVGDVGHTLIVGPTGAGKSVLLALMALQFRRYPDAQITIFDKGGSARAAVLAMGGAHHNLGSDGSLAFQPLARIDDPAEQSWAAEWLAGLLAHQNLAVTPEIKETLWSALSNLAFTPETERTMTGLSVLLQSNALKSALMPYTLEGPFGRLLDADLDTLVLSAIQCFETESLMHEPGAVMPVLTYLFHRLEERFDGRPSLLILDEAWVFLDDPLFAARIREWLKTLRKKNVSVVFATQSLADIAGSSIAPAIIESCPQRIFLANDRAVEPQAREAYERFGLNERQIELIGRATPKRHYYLQSRRGNRLFELGLGPVALAFCGASDSASQTLIDHLLAEHGDERFAAEFLKARDLGWAASLLDDYSPNVEITP